A window of Citrus sinensis cultivar Valencia sweet orange chromosome 7, DVS_A1.0, whole genome shotgun sequence contains these coding sequences:
- the LOC102619729 gene encoding uncharacterized protein LOC102619729 codes for MVNPIPESVKKTWDNWNIRGVILFSLLLQTVLILLAPLRKGMGYKLIILLIWSAYLLADSAATFAIGLIAERATNSQTPTKSNELLVLWAPFLLLHLGGPDTITAFALEDNELWLRQLFGLIFQAGFTFYVFLLSLPGNKLFVPTILVFIAGIIKCFERTLAMYLASGEKFRESTIIELAKDVKVNQGGDYLQVACEYFQIFRGIVVDLFSNFTDFPFEGPSFGIFGPEDALRIIEVELNLVYEVLHTKIQVTHSVILRFICFGSLVAALSVFYFQVEKHGLNDFDLGVTYTLFLGAIALDVISFFMGNFSEWTFVALRNHHKSCIARIIRWFLNLKSSKWQQSRIGGKHEVFVFATPFLLRRWSGSVSGLSVIKAYQSKRYGIDKIFQHIAITTCRIIKFLQIDKIIACFGLADFANEIRIKTSLSQEPLTKELWVFIFNEIKRKSKNGDEIRRKAESRQDPEINDPEVGTIKIPNFEYDLEADIRKGLRKLFSAKGDCTLKEMDTNCDLIQFVEKVNFSFGKSIIFWHIATEFLYEKTAKEAISDEETYNAREFSKILSDYMLYLLVLKPTMLNSKENVGLETLRDEAKFCFQGKISPATRAKLNSSVNSMPLDQAKRMVDRLQSLDYLKDKKWEIVSKVWVELMSYAACHSRATRTHVEQVSNGGELFTFVWVLMAHFGLLEPKSED; via the coding sequence ATGGTTAATCCAATCCCTGAAAGTGTCAAGAAGACATGGGATAACTGGAACATACGAGGTGTAATCTTGTTCAGTCTTTTATTGCAAACCGTCTTGATTCTGCTTGCTCCCCTCCGAAAAGGCATGGGCTATAAACTCATAATCCTGCTAATCTGGTCAGCTTACTTGCTCGCAGACTCGGCTGCTACTTTTGCCATCGGACTCATAGCTGAAAGAGCAACAAATTCTCAAACTCCTACGAAGAGCAATGAGCTTCTAGTACTTTGGGCTCCATTTCTGCTGCTACACCTCGGTGGTCCAGACACCATAACTGCATTTGCTCTCGAAGATAACGAACTCTGGCTCAGGCAATTGTTTGGACTCATATTCCAGGCTGGTTTCACTTTTTACGTCTTCCTCCTGTCGCTTCCAGGAAACAAGCTTTTTGTCCCAACAATTCTCGTGTTTATTGCGGGAATTATAAAGTGCTTTGAGAGGACTCTTGCCATGTATCTTGCAAGCGGGGAAAAATTCCGGGAATCTACTATCATTGAACTTGCAAAAGATGTTAAGGTGAACCAAGGTGGGGATTATCTCCAGGTGGCTTGCGAATACTTCCAAATTTTCAGAGGGATAGTTGTCGATCTCTTCTCCAACTTCACTGATTTTCCTTTTGAAGGTCCTTCATTTGGTATTTTTGGTCCAGAAGATGCCTTGAGAATAATTGAGGTTGAACTCAACTTGGTTTATGAAGTTTTGCACACCAAGATTCAGGTAACACATTCTGTAATCTTGCGGTTCATATGTTTTGGTTCACTCGTGGCTGCCCTTTCAGTTTTCTATTTCCAAGTTGAGAAGCATGGTCTCAATGATTTTGATCTTGGAGTTACATACACTCTGTTCTTGGGTGCTATAGCCCTCGACGTCATATCTTTCTTCATGGGCAATTTCTCCGAGTGGACGTTTGTTGCTCTCCGGAATCATCACAAATCCTGCATAGCTCGTATTATCCGGTGGTTTCTCAATCTCAAGAGCTCAAAGTGGCAACAATCACGCATTGGTGGCAAGCACGAGGTGTTTGTGTTTGCTACTCCTTTCCTGCTTCGCAGATGGTCTGGTTCTGTCTCAGGACTAAGCGTCATAAAGGCTTATCAAAGCAAGAGGTACGGCATCGATAAAATCTTTCAGCACATAGCCATTACTACTTGCAGGATCATCAAATTTCTGCAAATAGACAAAATCATTGCTTGTTTCGGCCTAGCTGATTTTGCCAATGagataagaataaaaacatCTCTGTCCCAGGAGCCATTAACTAAAGAATTGTGggtgtttatatttaatgaaattaaacgAAAATCTAAGAATGGGGatgaaattagaagaaaagCAGAGTCTCGACAGGATCCAGAGATAAATGATCCAGAGGTGGGAACTATTAAAATTCCTAATTTTGAATATGATCTCGAGGCGGATATCAGAAAAGGTTTGCGGAAATTATTTTCAGCTAAAGGTGATTGTACTCTGAAGGAAATGGATACAAATTGTGATCTCATCCAATTCgtagaaaaagttaattttagttttggtAAAAGCATTATATTCTGGCACATTGCTACAGAATTCCTTTACGAAAAAACTGCTAAAGAAGCAATTTCGGATGAAGAGACTTACAATGCTAGAGAATTCAGCAAGATCCTCTCGGACTACATGTTGTATCTTTTAGTTTTGAAGCCTACCATGCTAAATTCCAAGGAGAATGTTGGATTGGAAACTCTCCGTGATGAGGCCAAGTTTTGTTTTCAAGGAAAAATTTCACCGGCGACGAGAGCAAAACTGAATTCATCTGTGAATTCCATGCCGTTGGATCAAGCAAAAAGGATGGTCGATAGGCTCCAAAGTCTTGATTATTTAAAGGATAAGAAATGGGAGATAGTGAGCAAAGTGTGGGTGGAATTGATGTCATATGCAGCATGTCACAGCAGAGCAACAAGGACACATGTCGAACAAGTTAGTAATGGCGGGGAgctttttacttttgtttggGTATTGATGGCTCATTTCGGTCTCCTGGAACCCAAATCAGAAGATTGA
- the LOC102619237 gene encoding glutathione hydrolase 1-like isoform X3, whose product MSSLALSWPAITLLFVSLLASTSSIDGLGGSNKHRREVIVAHHGVVATDDGRCSKIGMDVLKAGGHAVDASVAVALCLGVVSPASSGIGGGSFMLIRQSDGKAQALDMRETAPAQASENMYGGNDTLKRSGILSVAVPGGLAGLFKAWEQHGKLPWRRLVRPAEALARGGFKVSPYLYMQMQSTKSGILADEGLRDVFTSNGDILQLGDICRNKKLAETLRKISKYGLKAFYNGSVGFNLVRDIQKAGGILTIKDLQRYEVKVREPITANILGLKLISMPPPSSGGATMMLVLNILAQYEVPSGLSGSLGIHRQIEALKHGFAVRMNLGDPEYVNVSEVVSDMLSPKFARTLKKTIYDNMTFDPRHYGGRWNQIHDHGTSHLSIVDHERNAVSMTTTVNAYFGAQILSPSTGIVLNNEMDDFSMPMNGSKNLPPPAPANFIRPGKRPLSSMTPTIVLKDEKLIAVLGASGGANIIGGITGVLLNHFVRGMDPLSAVMAPRVYHQLIPNIVYYENWTTVIGDHFEIPGNIRASLRKKGHVLESMAGGTICQFIVQEFESIKENEGVGELVGVSDPRKGGFPAGF is encoded by the exons ATGTCAT CTTTGGCATTGTCATGGCCTGCCATTACGTTGCTCTTCGTTTCTCTGTTGGCTTCTACCTCAAGTATTGATGGTCTTGGTGGCTCCAACAAACACAGACGCGAGGTGATTGTTGCACACCATGGTGTTGTTGCCACTGATGATGGTCGATGTTCCAAAATAGGCATGGATGTGCTTAAAGCAGGAGGTCATGCCGTTGATGCATCTGTCGCTGTTGCTCTCTGTTTGGGAGTTGTTAGTCCAGCATCGAGTGGCATTGGTGGAGGATCCTTTATGCTGATTAGGCAATCCGATGGGAAGGCACAAGCATTAGACATGAGAGAAACTGCCCCAGCGCAGGCTTCCGAG AATATGTATGGCGGCAATGATACTCTGAAGAGAAGTGGCATCCTCTCTGTAGCCGTTCCAGGTGGCCTTGCAGGCCTTTTCAAAGCTTGGGAACAACATGGGAAGCTTCCATGGAGAAGGCTTGTACGGCCAGCTGAGGCTCTTGCTCGTGGGGGATTCAAGGTTTCTCCATACCTTTACATGCAAATGCAGAGCACTAAATCTGGGATCTTAGCAGATGAGGGACTAAGGGATGTATTTACATCAAATGGCGACATCTTGCAGCTTGGCGATATCTGCCGCAACAAAAAACTAGCAGAGACGCTgagaaaaatttcaaaatatggcTTGAAAGCCTTCTATAATGGATCGGTTGGTTTTAATTTAGTCAGAGATATTCAGAAGGCTGGAGGAATATTGACAATTAAGGATTTGCAGAGATATGAAGTTAAAGTGAGAGAACCGATCACTGCTAACATTCTGGGCCTTAAACTAATTAGCATGCCACCCCCTTCTTCCGGCGGTGCTACAATGATGCTT GTGCTAAACATTCTTGCTCAATATGAAGTCCCTTCAGGTTTATCCGGCTCCCTTGGGATCCACCGCCAAATAGAAGCTCTCAAACATGGCTTTGCTGTGAGGATGAATCTTGGTGATCCTGAATACGTTAATGTTTCTGAAGTTGTATCCGATATGCTCTCTCCTAAGTTTGCACGCACACTGAAGAAAACTATTTACGATAATATGACTTTTGATCCCAGGCACTATGGTGGCAG GTGGAATCAGATCCATGACCATGGCACTAGTCATTTGTCGATTGTAGATCATGAGAGAAATGCTGTTTCCATGACAACTACAGTGAATGCATACTTCGGAGCACAAATTCTGTCACCAAGTACAGGAATAGTCCTGAACAATGAAATGGATGATTTCTCCATGCCTATGAATGGCAGCAAAAATCTTCCACCACCAGCACCTGCTAACTTTATTAGACCGGGGAAGAGGCCATTATCATCCATGACACCTACTATCGTATTGAAG GATGAGAAACTGATAGCTGTGTTAGGTGCCAGCGGCGGAGCCAATATTATAGGCGGGATTACAGGGGTTCTCTTGAACCATTTTGTCCGGGGAATGGATCCTCTCTCTGCTGTCATGGCTCCAAGGGTCTATCATCAG CTGATACCGAACATAGTGTACTACGAGAACTGGACAACAGTGATCGGCGACCACTTTGAGATTCCGGGGAATATCAGGGCATCCCTTCGAAAGAAGGGCCATGTGCTGGAGAGCATGGCTGGTGGAACAATTTGCCAGTTCATAGTTCAAGAATTTGAGTctataaaggaaaatgaaggTGTTGGAGAGCTTGTGGGTGTAAGTGACCCACGAAAAGGAGGCTTTCCAGCTGGTTTCTAA
- the LOC102619237 gene encoding glutathione hydrolase 1-like isoform X1 produces the protein MKSVWPIGHCHMYKIVLRVQSSIPSIIPGNHGSRSRVWFISLCGRESSLALSWPAITLLFVSLLASTSSIDGLGGSNKHRREVIVAHHGVVATDDGRCSKIGMDVLKAGGHAVDASVAVALCLGVVSPASSGIGGGSFMLIRQSDGKAQALDMRETAPAQASENMYGGNDTLKRSGILSVAVPGGLAGLFKAWEQHGKLPWRRLVRPAEALARGGFKVSPYLYMQMQSTKSGILADEGLRDVFTSNGDILQLGDICRNKKLAETLRKISKYGLKAFYNGSVGFNLVRDIQKAGGILTIKDLQRYEVKVREPITANILGLKLISMPPPSSGGATMMLVLNILAQYEVPSGLSGSLGIHRQIEALKHGFAVRMNLGDPEYVNVSEVVSDMLSPKFARTLKKTIYDNMTFDPRHYGGRWNQIHDHGTSHLSIVDHERNAVSMTTTVNAYFGAQILSPSTGIVLNNEMDDFSMPMNGSKNLPPPAPANFIRPGKRPLSSMTPTIVLKDEKLIAVLGASGGANIIGGITGVLLNHFVRGMDPLSAVMAPRVYHQLIPNIVYYENWTTVIGDHFEIPGNIRASLRKKGHVLESMAGGTICQFIVQEFESIKENEGVGELVGVSDPRKGGFPAGF, from the exons ATGAAAAGCGTCTGGCCAATAGGTCATTGCCACATGTACAAAATAGTGCTGCGCGTGCAATCTTCTATTCCTTCAATAATCCCAGGCAATCATGGAAGCAGAAGCAGGGTTTGGTTTATTAGTTTGTGTGGAAGGGAATCAT CTTTGGCATTGTCATGGCCTGCCATTACGTTGCTCTTCGTTTCTCTGTTGGCTTCTACCTCAAGTATTGATGGTCTTGGTGGCTCCAACAAACACAGACGCGAGGTGATTGTTGCACACCATGGTGTTGTTGCCACTGATGATGGTCGATGTTCCAAAATAGGCATGGATGTGCTTAAAGCAGGAGGTCATGCCGTTGATGCATCTGTCGCTGTTGCTCTCTGTTTGGGAGTTGTTAGTCCAGCATCGAGTGGCATTGGTGGAGGATCCTTTATGCTGATTAGGCAATCCGATGGGAAGGCACAAGCATTAGACATGAGAGAAACTGCCCCAGCGCAGGCTTCCGAG AATATGTATGGCGGCAATGATACTCTGAAGAGAAGTGGCATCCTCTCTGTAGCCGTTCCAGGTGGCCTTGCAGGCCTTTTCAAAGCTTGGGAACAACATGGGAAGCTTCCATGGAGAAGGCTTGTACGGCCAGCTGAGGCTCTTGCTCGTGGGGGATTCAAGGTTTCTCCATACCTTTACATGCAAATGCAGAGCACTAAATCTGGGATCTTAGCAGATGAGGGACTAAGGGATGTATTTACATCAAATGGCGACATCTTGCAGCTTGGCGATATCTGCCGCAACAAAAAACTAGCAGAGACGCTgagaaaaatttcaaaatatggcTTGAAAGCCTTCTATAATGGATCGGTTGGTTTTAATTTAGTCAGAGATATTCAGAAGGCTGGAGGAATATTGACAATTAAGGATTTGCAGAGATATGAAGTTAAAGTGAGAGAACCGATCACTGCTAACATTCTGGGCCTTAAACTAATTAGCATGCCACCCCCTTCTTCCGGCGGTGCTACAATGATGCTT GTGCTAAACATTCTTGCTCAATATGAAGTCCCTTCAGGTTTATCCGGCTCCCTTGGGATCCACCGCCAAATAGAAGCTCTCAAACATGGCTTTGCTGTGAGGATGAATCTTGGTGATCCTGAATACGTTAATGTTTCTGAAGTTGTATCCGATATGCTCTCTCCTAAGTTTGCACGCACACTGAAGAAAACTATTTACGATAATATGACTTTTGATCCCAGGCACTATGGTGGCAG GTGGAATCAGATCCATGACCATGGCACTAGTCATTTGTCGATTGTAGATCATGAGAGAAATGCTGTTTCCATGACAACTACAGTGAATGCATACTTCGGAGCACAAATTCTGTCACCAAGTACAGGAATAGTCCTGAACAATGAAATGGATGATTTCTCCATGCCTATGAATGGCAGCAAAAATCTTCCACCACCAGCACCTGCTAACTTTATTAGACCGGGGAAGAGGCCATTATCATCCATGACACCTACTATCGTATTGAAG GATGAGAAACTGATAGCTGTGTTAGGTGCCAGCGGCGGAGCCAATATTATAGGCGGGATTACAGGGGTTCTCTTGAACCATTTTGTCCGGGGAATGGATCCTCTCTCTGCTGTCATGGCTCCAAGGGTCTATCATCAG CTGATACCGAACATAGTGTACTACGAGAACTGGACAACAGTGATCGGCGACCACTTTGAGATTCCGGGGAATATCAGGGCATCCCTTCGAAAGAAGGGCCATGTGCTGGAGAGCATGGCTGGTGGAACAATTTGCCAGTTCATAGTTCAAGAATTTGAGTctataaaggaaaatgaaggTGTTGGAGAGCTTGTGGGTGTAAGTGACCCACGAAAAGGAGGCTTTCCAGCTGGTTTCTAA
- the LOC102619237 gene encoding glutathione hydrolase 1-like isoform X2 — MFRNLKEFISTLALSWPAITLLFVSLLASTSSIDGLGGSNKHRREVIVAHHGVVATDDGRCSKIGMDVLKAGGHAVDASVAVALCLGVVSPASSGIGGGSFMLIRQSDGKAQALDMRETAPAQASENMYGGNDTLKRSGILSVAVPGGLAGLFKAWEQHGKLPWRRLVRPAEALARGGFKVSPYLYMQMQSTKSGILADEGLRDVFTSNGDILQLGDICRNKKLAETLRKISKYGLKAFYNGSVGFNLVRDIQKAGGILTIKDLQRYEVKVREPITANILGLKLISMPPPSSGGATMMLVLNILAQYEVPSGLSGSLGIHRQIEALKHGFAVRMNLGDPEYVNVSEVVSDMLSPKFARTLKKTIYDNMTFDPRHYGGRWNQIHDHGTSHLSIVDHERNAVSMTTTVNAYFGAQILSPSTGIVLNNEMDDFSMPMNGSKNLPPPAPANFIRPGKRPLSSMTPTIVLKDEKLIAVLGASGGANIIGGITGVLLNHFVRGMDPLSAVMAPRVYHQLIPNIVYYENWTTVIGDHFEIPGNIRASLRKKGHVLESMAGGTICQFIVQEFESIKENEGVGELVGVSDPRKGGFPAGF, encoded by the exons ATGTTTAGAAATTTGAAGGAGTTCATATCCA CTTTGGCATTGTCATGGCCTGCCATTACGTTGCTCTTCGTTTCTCTGTTGGCTTCTACCTCAAGTATTGATGGTCTTGGTGGCTCCAACAAACACAGACGCGAGGTGATTGTTGCACACCATGGTGTTGTTGCCACTGATGATGGTCGATGTTCCAAAATAGGCATGGATGTGCTTAAAGCAGGAGGTCATGCCGTTGATGCATCTGTCGCTGTTGCTCTCTGTTTGGGAGTTGTTAGTCCAGCATCGAGTGGCATTGGTGGAGGATCCTTTATGCTGATTAGGCAATCCGATGGGAAGGCACAAGCATTAGACATGAGAGAAACTGCCCCAGCGCAGGCTTCCGAG AATATGTATGGCGGCAATGATACTCTGAAGAGAAGTGGCATCCTCTCTGTAGCCGTTCCAGGTGGCCTTGCAGGCCTTTTCAAAGCTTGGGAACAACATGGGAAGCTTCCATGGAGAAGGCTTGTACGGCCAGCTGAGGCTCTTGCTCGTGGGGGATTCAAGGTTTCTCCATACCTTTACATGCAAATGCAGAGCACTAAATCTGGGATCTTAGCAGATGAGGGACTAAGGGATGTATTTACATCAAATGGCGACATCTTGCAGCTTGGCGATATCTGCCGCAACAAAAAACTAGCAGAGACGCTgagaaaaatttcaaaatatggcTTGAAAGCCTTCTATAATGGATCGGTTGGTTTTAATTTAGTCAGAGATATTCAGAAGGCTGGAGGAATATTGACAATTAAGGATTTGCAGAGATATGAAGTTAAAGTGAGAGAACCGATCACTGCTAACATTCTGGGCCTTAAACTAATTAGCATGCCACCCCCTTCTTCCGGCGGTGCTACAATGATGCTT GTGCTAAACATTCTTGCTCAATATGAAGTCCCTTCAGGTTTATCCGGCTCCCTTGGGATCCACCGCCAAATAGAAGCTCTCAAACATGGCTTTGCTGTGAGGATGAATCTTGGTGATCCTGAATACGTTAATGTTTCTGAAGTTGTATCCGATATGCTCTCTCCTAAGTTTGCACGCACACTGAAGAAAACTATTTACGATAATATGACTTTTGATCCCAGGCACTATGGTGGCAG GTGGAATCAGATCCATGACCATGGCACTAGTCATTTGTCGATTGTAGATCATGAGAGAAATGCTGTTTCCATGACAACTACAGTGAATGCATACTTCGGAGCACAAATTCTGTCACCAAGTACAGGAATAGTCCTGAACAATGAAATGGATGATTTCTCCATGCCTATGAATGGCAGCAAAAATCTTCCACCACCAGCACCTGCTAACTTTATTAGACCGGGGAAGAGGCCATTATCATCCATGACACCTACTATCGTATTGAAG GATGAGAAACTGATAGCTGTGTTAGGTGCCAGCGGCGGAGCCAATATTATAGGCGGGATTACAGGGGTTCTCTTGAACCATTTTGTCCGGGGAATGGATCCTCTCTCTGCTGTCATGGCTCCAAGGGTCTATCATCAG CTGATACCGAACATAGTGTACTACGAGAACTGGACAACAGTGATCGGCGACCACTTTGAGATTCCGGGGAATATCAGGGCATCCCTTCGAAAGAAGGGCCATGTGCTGGAGAGCATGGCTGGTGGAACAATTTGCCAGTTCATAGTTCAAGAATTTGAGTctataaaggaaaatgaaggTGTTGGAGAGCTTGTGGGTGTAAGTGACCCACGAAAAGGAGGCTTTCCAGCTGGTTTCTAA